Genomic segment of Terriglobales bacterium:
CAAAACGCGCTGGAAGCGGGCGCGCTGCGCACGGAAGTGGAGTCGCTGCGCGGAGAAGTGCGGCGCCGCACCGGCTACCACGACGTCATCGGCGTGTCGCGCAAGATGACCGAGTTGATGAAGTTCGTGCACAAGGTGGCCGCCAGCGAAGCCAGCACCATCCTCATTCAGGGAGAGAGCGGCACTGGCAAGGATCTGGTCGCGAAGGCGATTCATTATCAGAGCGCGCGCAAAGACAAACCGTTCGTGGCGATCAATTGCTCCGCAATTCCGGAAACTTTGATGGAAGCGGAACTTTTTGGCCACGAGCGCGGCGCATTTACCGACGCGAAGGCCATGAAAAAGGGGCTTTTTGAAGTCGCCGACGGCGGCACGCTTTTTCTGGACGAAATCGGCGAACTCACGCCGCTGCTGCAGGCAAAACTGCTGCGCGTTCTCGAAGATCAGGTGATCCGGCGCGTCGGCGGCGTGCGCGATATCCAGGTAGAGGTTCGCGTGATCGCGGCGTCGAATCGCGATTTGGAGCGTGCCGTGCGCGAAGGCCAGTTTCGCCAGGATTTGTACTACCGGCTGGCCATCATTTCGATTTTTCTTCCGCCGCTGCGCGAACGAAAAGAGGATGTCCCCGCACTCGTTGATTTCTTCATCGATCACTACAACCGCAAGTTTCGCAAGTCGGTGCAGGGGCTGCAGGAGGAAACCAAGCGCCTCCTGATGAATTACGACTGGCCTGGAAATGTCCGCGAACTGAAAAACGCGCTGGAGCGCGCCATGCTTCTGGAGGATGGCACGTCTCTGAAGCCCGACGATTTGCCTTTTGCCGTCGCTACCGGGCGCAGCGGAACGGCCGTAAGCGGAACGACGGCAATGGAAGCGAGCGCGTCTGGTTCGCAGGAACCGCTCGAAGGCGGGTCTAAACGGCGCTTGCCACCGTTGTCCATCCCCGAAGGGGGAACCTCGCTGGAAGACATCGAACATGCCCTGGTGGAATTGGCGTTGAGGCAGTCGCATGGCAACCAGATTAAAGCTGCCAAGCTCCTGGATATCAGCCGCGACGCCCTTCGCTACAAGATGAAAAAGTTTGGACTGGCGCACGGAGAAGAAGAACAGCAGCCCTCCACGACGCACTCTTGAACTCGCACATCAGCCTGGCACATAGCTGCTGCTGACGCACCCGGCTTCACTCGTATCTCAAAGCGACCATCGGATCGACGCGCATCGCCCTGCGTGCGGGGATGTAGCTGGCCATCGCCGCGGCAGCGGCTAAAGCGGCCGCTACACCGGCGTAGGTCAACGGGTCGATGGGCTTGACGCCGAACAGCAACGAGGCCATCAGCCGCATCAGGCCGAGCGCCGCTACCGAACCGACGGCAATGCCGATGGCCGCGAGCCGCGCGCCTTCCGCGATGAACATGCGCCGCACGGTGGAATGCTGGGCGCCAATCGCAACGCGGATGCCGATTTCGCGTGTGCGCTGCGCAACAGAGTATGAAATCACGCCGTACAATCCGGCGACGCCCAGTGCGAAGGCCATGGCGCCCGCAATTCCCAACATGACCAAAGCGAAAGAAGTCCGCGCCAGCGATTTGTTGTACAGATCCTCCAAGGTTTGCGGATTGGCGAGCGGCAGTTCCTTGCTTACGGACCAGACAGCCTGGCTGACTTCCTGCATGAGCGCGCTGGAGCCGGCGCGCGGCGTGCGCACCACATAAGAAACGCCGGGAATGGCGGAGAGTGGCTCGGGACCGAAATGATCCATCAGCAGCGGCCAATAGACAGTTTCGGGGGCGGGTTGATCCACGCCATCCGCCCGCTCATCGCCGACGACACCAATGACCTCAAGCCAGGGGGAAGTGCTCACGTGGCGGATGTGCTTGCCCAACGCTGCTTGTGGCGTGCCCCATAGCTCGCGTGCAAGATTCTCCGAAAGCATGGCGACGCGATGCTGATCGTATAAATCCTCCCAGGTGAAGTCGCGGCCGGCTACCAAGGAATTCCCCATGGTCGCCAGCAGGCCCGGCGAGACGAACTTGTAGACACGGCCGGTGGCCTTCAAGTCGGTTCGGTCTTCGACATCGATGGGGTCGAGCCAGTGCCCGCCAGCCATGGGTACATCGTTGGTCAGCGCGACGCTGGACACGCCGGGGACGGCTGCGATTTTGTCGGCGATACTCTGCTCCATGCGGGTGACAGCAACCGGAGCGGCGGAGACGCTGCGCGGAATAGAAATGTCGAAGGTTTGCAGTTCTTCCGGGCGTACGAAGCCGGGATTTACGTGGCGCAGCGCCTGGAAGGTACGAATCATCAGGCCCGAACTGATCAGCAGAACCAAAGCCAGGGCAACTTGCACGACAACCAGCGTGTTGCGCGCGCGATGGCGCTGGCGGCTTTCGCTGGCGCCGCGGCCGGCGGTACGCAGCGCCGCCGCCACACCGCCGCCGGCATAACGAATGGCGGGAATCAGCCCAAACAACAAGCCTGCAAAAACAGAAATGGCGAAGGTGAAAAGAACGGACCCCGTATCCATGGAAATCTGTTCGAGGCGTGGAAGATTGGCGGGATGCAGGACCTGGAGCAGGCGTAGAGCGGCGAGCGCCAAGCCTGCGCCAACTGCGCCGCCAGCGACACCGAGCACCAGGCTTTCCAGCAGCAATTCGCGCGCAATTTGCCACCAGCCGGCGCCAAGAGCCGAGCGTATGGCGAGTTCCTGTTGGCGGCCTTGCGTGCGCACAAGCATCAAATTTGCCACGTTGGCGCAGGCGATCAGCAGCACGAGTCCGATGGTGCCCATGAGCACCCAGAGCACGCCGCCGATATCTCCCAGCACGCTCGCCTTCAGCGACGTGAATGCGGGCGTGACACGCTCCCACTCGAAACTAGCGAGGGATAGTCCCGGAAATGGGGGAAAGCTGCGAGCGGCGACGGGAATCAGC
This window contains:
- a CDS encoding sigma-54 dependent transcriptional regulator, with the translated sequence ILIVDDEKLVRWALAKKCAEYGYQTADAADGEEALRVLQNESPDAILLDVHLPGQSGIEVLEKLKQSGDTRTVIMMTADPQLEDVKAALRLGAYDFVSKPINYEELGVTLQNALEAGALRTEVESLRGEVRRRTGYHDVIGVSRKMTELMKFVHKVAASEASTILIQGESGTGKDLVAKAIHYQSARKDKPFVAINCSAIPETLMEAELFGHERGAFTDAKAMKKGLFEVADGGTLFLDEIGELTPLLQAKLLRVLEDQVIRRVGGVRDIQVEVRVIAASNRDLERAVREGQFRQDLYYRLAIISIFLPPLRERKEDVPALVDFFIDHYNRKFRKSVQGLQEETKRLLMNYDWPGNVRELKNALERAMLLEDGTSLKPDDLPFAVATGRSGTAVSGTTAMEASASGSQEPLEGGSKRRLPPLSIPEGGTSLEDIEHALVELALRQSHGNQIKAAKLLDISRDALRYKMKKFGLAHGEEEQQPSTTHS
- a CDS encoding ADOP family duplicated permease, which produces PGAPLTVMLAYGLWRDKFGADASMIGRNIIIDGLPRQVIGVLPRNFWFMDSKAAVLLPLQFDRNKTFLGQFQYSGIARLKPGVSLAQASADCARLIPVAARSFPPFPGLSLASFEWERVTPAFTSLKASVLGDIGGVLWVLMGTIGLVLLIACANVANLMLVRTQGRQQELAIRSALGAGWWQIARELLLESLVLGVAGGAVGAGLALAALRLLQVLHPANLPRLEQISMDTGSVLFTFAISVFAGLLFGLIPAIRYAGGGVAAALRTAGRGASESRQRHRARNTLVVVQVALALVLLISSGLMIRTFQALRHVNPGFVRPEELQTFDISIPRSVSAAPVAVTRMEQSIADKIAAVPGVSSVALTNDVPMAGGHWLDPIDVEDRTDLKATGRVYKFVSPGLLATMGNSLVAGRDFTWEDLYDQHRVAMLSENLARELWGTPQAALGKHIRHVSTSPWLEVIGVVGDERADGVDQPAPETVYWPLLMDHFGPEPLSAIPGVSYVVRTPRAGSSALMQEVSQAVWSVSKELPLANPQTLEDLYNKSLARTSFALVMLGIAGAMAFALGVAGLYGVISYSVAQRTREIGIRVAIGAQHSTVRRMFIAEGARLAAIGIAVGSVAALGLMRLMASLLFGVKPIDPLTYAGVAAALAAAAAMASYIPARRAMRVDPMVALRYE